The Primulina tabacum isolate GXHZ01 chromosome 1, ASM2559414v2, whole genome shotgun sequence genome contains the following window.
gttAATAAATTAAGTGGAGCAACAGTTTCTAAACTTTCTTTGTGTAATTCACATTTTGCTATTTCAACTAACTATGTTTaggtttattatttattatcttaTTTTACGAATAAACCGGAGTCTAAATATATACCGTTTGTGAAACTTTTCtcaaacaaaatttaaaaattatataacataatatataatttaacgttgttaattttttaaaaataaattatcactatctataaattaattatttaaataaactatTTGATCGTACAAGTATACAAAAATATCGGATTTAACTAAATAAATTGTTATTCTTTTGTTTTTGGAATTTAAGTAAACGAATGGAAAGCACAGTGAGTATGTGAGAGAAAATTTAACTCtacaaacaaaatataaatatgGTGTACACAGAAATAATAATCACCTTCGTCATACATACGAAAAAGACatcgccccccccccccccccccccccccccacacacacacacacatgtatataatatttttatttgttcttTCTTTCTTTGGAGAAGGCGATTGCAGAGAACAGGACTCTCGCTAGTTTTTGCAAAGAGATAGAAAAGGAGATAAATAGTTAGACAGAGAGTGTGATAGAAACGACAGCCTCACGAATAGGAGACAgtgagattaaaaaaaaaaagaaaaaaagaagaagaagaattctagatttttatttttatattttgtttttaatttttttgctcAAATCCCAGAAAGAAGAAAACGATGTCTGATGCCTTTGTAAACCTTTACAACCTGACACTATAGTAGGTATGTATGTCTGTGTGGATTGATAAAGCTGAATTTGTAAGCAACAAAAAAGAAATAAACTCATAATTTGATGCTTTCGCTTTTGCTCCTCACTACCCTTTTTATTCTTCTCTTTTCATGTATTTTCATATGGGATACAGCTTTGGTTTCTGTCGAGTATTGAAATTCCAGTACGAGTTTTTCATTTCTTGATGGATTTGTTCACAGAATCAGCGGTTGATCGGTTTGCCGGAAatcgatgatgatgatgatggagATATGGGAATAGCAGTGGCTTGTGTGATTACTTATCGCTCACAAGATTACAATTCAATTCAATTCTTGGACAAGGAAATTCGACGAATCCTATGTCTCAAGCTTACCACCAAGGAATCTACAGTTTCTCGAATGAATTCGAGAGATCGCAACAAGAACAAGTACAGCAGCAAGCTCAGCAGCAGCATATAGCTCAGCAGATCCGAAGGGATAAACTGAGGATTCAAAGCTTCGACCCGCCGCCACCGTCGAACTTAGTCGGTATTGAAGAGAAAGAATCAGGTGGTGTGCTCCCAGTTTACGAAACTGTCGGGATGTTATCTGAAATGTTCAGTTTCCCGTCGGGAGGTGTACCTACGGTTACTGAGTTGTTGGAGAGTCAAATTTCACAGAGTTATCGGAATCCGAGGCCGCCGCCTACCGGAGCAGCTTCTGCTGCTGATTGGTTCTTACACCGTCAAGGGATGGCTGTAGGCGGTGGATTAGGAGATTCCAAGAATCAGATTTCTAGCATTAATGCGGATCCAGCAGCAGCCATGCAACTTTTCTTGATGAACTCACAGCAGCAAAGGTCTCCTTCACCATCTTCTTCACACCATCATCCTCCCCCTACTTCGTCCACTCTTCATATGCTGCTTCCTAACCATTCTTCTTCACCGAATTCTTCCAATCTCCAAACCTTTCACACCGCACCGGGAGCGGCTTTTGGTCAATTCACATGGGTTCCAAAGAGCGAGGACGAAATCAACCCTAATGAAATTCCGGGAGTAATGGAAGGACAAGGGCTATCTTTATCTTTATCCTCTTCACTTCAACACTTGGAAGCGGTGAAGGCCGAGGAATTGAGGATGAGAGAAGGAGGGATGCTATGTTTTGGGCAAGGCGGAGGGACCTCTAATTCTGTAGCACAGTATCAGTTCAATAATTTGAATGCCGGAGCCGCCACCGCCTCCTCCTCCTTACATCTGCAAGGCGGAGTAGTTGGTCAGAACTACCAGTTGCAGGTGGGGTTGGGGTCTTCTTTCGGAGCGGTCGGTATTTTGAGGAGTTCAAAGTACACGAAGGCAGCCCAAGAGTTGTTGGAAGAGTTTTGTAGCGTTGGAAGAGGTCAGTTCAAAAATAACAAACTCGGGCAGCATAATCACAACAGCAACAACGCTGACCCTAGTTCCAACCCCAGTGGCGGCGCCGGTGGTGTCaattcttcctcttcttcaaAAGATCTCCCTCCTCTGTCAGCTGCCGACAGAATCGAGCATCAAAGAAGAAAGGTCAAACTGTTATCCATGCTTGATGAGGCATGTAATCTCTCTTTCCCTCTCCACTTTTCAGCCTAATCCTGTTTTTATTTAGTCCAATTCTTTATAATAAAATGCACCGGGACACAGAAAATTCCGGCAACTTCTTTAGGATATTTTATTACCGGCTTATGGAACAGgctatataatattaaaaaaaaatcatttttaaaagcATAAATGGTAGAATTAGTGGACACAATTAGGGAACTCTAGCTGGATTACAAGTTGGTGAGTGAACGCGAGACTAGGTAACTACCGGGACTGAAAAATATCCAGTTCCATCTGATTGGGTTTCATTTCAGTTGACTTGACATAATGAAGTTGGATTTTCTTCCATCGCTCGCTTTTATTTTTTGCGGCTTTTTTCCAATCATACAATACTTGTTTGTTCAAATAATCccatataaaaaaatcaaatttttgatGGCTGTATCGCCCAAAGACTGCATTACAGATGAGACAAAGGATATTCTTCCTTCACATCAGCAATCATTTCAGTGTACCATCCGATGATCTGATCCCATATATACACGCAGTTAGTATTTCGACTCTAGatcttgttattttattaataaaaatgaaagaGTATTATTAAAATCATCTAACAATTATTAGCAAAATAATTTCTGTCCAGACATCTTGTCACGTACACTTGAATATTGTCAAAGTAATATATATAATCAGTAGTTTACGTTTTTGCAGGTGGATAGAAAATACAGCCGTTACTGCGAGCAAATGCAGATGGTGGTGAACTCATTCGACATGGTGATGGGCTTCGGCACGGCGGTGCCGTACACCTGCCTTGCTCAGAAAGCCATGTCTCGCCATTTCCGGTGTCTGAAGGACGCCATCGCCGCCCAGTTGAAACACACCTGCGAGCTGCTGGGAGAAAAAGATGGCGGCACCTCAGGGATAACAAAAGGCGAGACACCTAGGCTGAAAATCCTCGAGCAAAACCTGCGGCAACAAAGAGCATTTCATCAGATGGGAATGATGCAGCAAGAAGCGTGGAGGCCTCAAAGAGGCTTGCCCGATCGATCTGTCAACATTTTGAGAGCTTGGCTTTTCGAACATTTCCTGCATCCGTACGTTCTTCTTGCCCTTTTTACTTTACGTTATCTACAGTGATGTGCagtaagaaaaaaattgagtttatCTTTACTATATAGGATCAAGAAAAGGAGTTAATCACTAAAGATTAATCATTATTGTGGAATTCTGTGATAAGGCAAATTCCTTCATGATTCGTGAAACTCCGCCTGGGAAACTGTTTTACTTTTTCGccctttattatttttcaccccTTCAATTCTTTCTTGCTTGTGATTATCGTTTAAAGGTACTGAAATGCAGCCCCTGATGTTGTCCTTTCAATCAAAAAAGCTGAAAAGAGCGTTGTATTGTTTCCTTCCTTTTTTTCCTTCCCCTTTAATTTCATCTATTTATGTCATATAAATTTAAGATATATTATCATGCAATAACTTGGTGTTTTGACCATTTAATGCTCTTTTTCACAAGCTTCTGACTCTAGCATATTATGTCCTCATTAGTCTCTTTATTGCGTGattcaataataatatatttgtataaaataCATAGCATTCAGAGAATACGATAAATGGATATGTCAAAAGAGAAGAGAGCAGAGACCGCAGCTGCCGACTTtaatttctgaattttttgcCAGCCATTGGTGTAATTGCTATGTTCCTCCTAGATTGTCCCGCCCATGCAGCAACAAAAACTttctataaaaaaaagaaaatttgatcTAACTACGTACATATctctctttttgtttttgttgcaTAAATCCAAAATTAGTATAAAGTTTGATCGTCAAATTACACAGTTTTGGCAAGAAGGCTTCTGTTTTCTGAATCTAACGTCGTTTTCTTTCCTCTGATCACTTTTTCTAAGGTATCCAAGCGACGCAGATAAGCATCTGCTGGCTAGGCAGACTGGCCTGTCGAGGAACCAGGTATTCCTTTTCATTTTATCATCACATTTCCATAATCACGCCTTTTTCATCTGCTTTCTCTCTCACACATTAGCAATCCAAAAGCGGGTTTTCATGATTTTTGGTATCATTTATTACTCCTGTAGAGGGGTTGTTGAGGTGGGGTACGGAGTCGTGGGTATTGGCTTTGCGAGGATTTGCGTCTTTGTtatgtgattttttttgtttctgtTGGAGAaaaaccaaatttttttaaatccctTTTAATGGGTTCTTTGGATTCTTTTCCCGGAAAGACAATTTTTCTGGAACAGAGAAAAAATAGCTGATAGTTATATTTAGGGTCAGATGAAATCAGACCAGTACATGAGAGTACGACATGAAAATTTCCCAGTGTTTAATACACATgcatatatgtatttttacgtACAGCATACACATTCAATGATCTCACCCCCTTTCAGTCTGTGgatttctactgaaaatggtgGGTTCAACTGGTTATATATAAAGTGATGCAGATTATGCAAAGAAAGTGGTTGAAATAAGTCTGTTTTCTTGGAATCAACCCTAAAAATGACACGAACATGCATCTACGGTGGAGCGCATTTGTCTTTTGCAAAgttcttaattattaatttctgCGGAATGGATAGACCTACATCGCATGTTGCATCATTAAATTCCTTTTAGCAGCGACATGTCGAATGGATCGGATAGCATTCTTCATATAGTTGATCTCATTAGAGTTCAAGTAGATATAATTCTTTATCTATAGAAACCTTTAATCGATGGATATCAATATCTAGTGATCAAACTATTTATTGAAATACAATTGCGACTGTATTTGAATTTACTTGAGAGACGACCTAGAGGAAGGCCGTCATGTCCCAGGATTATTCAGCATTTTAAACTCATTTGCATTGAATTGCGATGAATTTATTTAGTGGTTAATTatggttttttttattattgtgtTATATGTATGTTTCTTCCAGGTTTCAAACTGGTTCATCAATGCAAGGGTTCGGTTGTGGAAACCCATGGTCGAAGAGATGTACCAACAAGAAGCCAAGGATGAGGCAGATCCACAGCGGGACCATAGCGGCAGCAGCAGCACCAGCGCAGCAGCTGCAGGTACCAACAGTAACAATGCACAAACTTCAACGCCTCACGCCACCACCACCTCCGCAATTACTCCTCCGTCTGCACGCAAAAAATCTCATGAAATCAATGCCCCAGAAAGCGACCCTTCATTCATCGCAATTAATAGGCAACGCTTCTCGGAAAACCAAGCCAGCAATAGCAACACTAATAACAATGCCGCCACGTCGGCGGCGCAATCTTTTCCGGGCATGCAGGAGGCTGACTCCGGCCTCACACATAAGCCCTCTACTGCAGAAGTCAATGAATCCTCCACGCTGATTAGGTTTGGGGCGAATGCGGGCGACGTGTCTCTTACGCTAGGATTACGTCACGCCGGAAACTTTCCGGAGAAGAGCCGGTTTTCGATCAGAGACTTCGGGGGCTAGCTGTTAGGTTAACTATCAaatcattattattaataaGATAGTATAATATAAATCTTGTCATATTCTCTCGTatgcttttcttatttttgtttctttctgctttgATAAATTAATCACATTATTTGAGAATGTGTACAATATTTTACTAAAGTTGTATAGTTtaaattttgggaaaattaaTTCTCATTACTAATTATATGTTCCTTCagcacacacatatatatatatataaatgtatataaatttatatatatacatatagaaAATGTTGTTCATACTTCAAAAATTGTTAATATAACGGAAATTGTActctctttttttaaaaaaaaaacttttcatcacaag
Protein-coding sequences here:
- the LOC142550932 gene encoding LOW QUALITY PROTEIN: BEL1-like homeodomain protein 2 (The sequence of the model RefSeq protein was modified relative to this genomic sequence to represent the inferred CDS: inserted 1 base in 1 codon) translates to MGIAVACVITYRSQDYNSIQFLDKEXSTNPMSQAYHQGIYSFSNEFERSQQEQVQQQAQQQHIAQQIRRDKLRIQSFDPPPPSNLVGIEEKESGGVLPVYETVGMLSEMFSFPSGGVPTVTELLESQISQSYRNPRPPPTGAASAADWFLHRQGMAVGGGLGDSKNQISSINADPAAAMQLFLMNSQQQRSPSPSSSHHHPPPTSSTLHMLLPNHSSSPNSSNLQTFHTAPGAAFGQFTWVPKSEDEINPNEIPGVMEGQGLSLSLSSSLQHLEAVKAEELRMREGGMLCFGQGGGTSNSVAQYQFNNLNAGAATASSSLHLQGGVVGQNYQLQVGLGSSFGAVGILRSSKYTKAAQELLEEFCSVGRGQFKNNKLGQHNHNSNNADPSSNPSGGAGGVNSSSSSKDLPPLSAADRIEHQRRKVKLLSMLDEVDRKYSRYCEQMQMVVNSFDMVMGFGTAVPYTCLAQKAMSRHFRCLKDAIAAQLKHTCELLGEKDGGTSGITKGETPRLKILEQNLRQQRAFHQMGMMQQEAWRPQRGLPDRSVNILRAWLFEHFLHPYPSDADKHLLARQTGLSRNQVSNWFINARVRLWKPMVEEMYQQEAKDEADPQRDHSGSSSTSAAAAGTNSNNAQTSTPHATTTSAITPPSARKKSHEINAPESDPSFIAINRQRFSENQASNSNTNNNAATSAAQSFPGMQEADSGLTHKPSTAEVNESSTLIRFGANAGDVSLTLGLRHAGNFPEKSRFSIRDFGG